The nucleotide window GTGAGCCGCTCGGTATCTGCTTCGGTATCGGTGCCTGGAACTACCCAATCCAGATCGCGTGCTGGAAAGCCGCTCCTGCGCTTGTCTGCGGCAATGCCATGATTTTCAAACCTTCCGAAGTGACGCCACTGAGCGCCCTGAAGCTTGCGGAAGCTTTCTCGGAAGCCGGTCTGCCGGACGGTGTTTTCAACGTCTTGCAGGGCTTTGGAGACGTCGGCGCAAAAATGGTGGCCCATCCGGACATTGCCAAGGTGTCGTTGACAGGATCTGTGCCGACAGGTGCCAAAGTCGCGGCCCTTGCCGGTGAACATCTCAAGAAAACAACCCTGGAACTTGGCGGCAAGTCACCGCTGATCATTTTCGACGATGCGGATATCGAGAACGCTATTTCCGCAGCAATCAACGCAAACTTCTATTCAACGGGTCAAATCTGCTCGAACGGCACCCGGGTTTTCGTTCATAGCGGCATCAAGGAAGAATTCCTGAAGCGGCTCGCGGAGCGCACCAAGACAGCCATTCTTGGTGATCCACTGGACGAAGCGACTTCCATCGGACCACTGGTTTCCCGGCAGCAGCTGGACAAGGTGATGCACTACCTCAAGGTCGGTCAGAATGAAGGGGCCCGGCTTGTCTGCGGTGGGAATGCGGCAAAGGTAGACAGTTTCCCTGATGGTTATTTCGTCGAACCAACAGTCTTTGCGGATGTCAGCGACGATATGACCATCGCGCGTGAAGAAATCTTCGGCCCAGTGCTGAGCGTTCTTGATTTTGACGACGAGACGGATGTCGTTGACCGGGCAAACGACACGGAGTTCGGCCTCGCCGCCGGCGTTTTCACCCGAGATATTCAGCGCGCACACCGGGTCATCGACCGCTTGCAAGCAGGTACCTGCTGGATCAACACCTACAACCTCACCCCCATCGAAATGCCGTTTGGCGGTTACAAGAAATCTGGTATCGGTCGCGAAAACGGTCATGCTGCGATCGACTATTACAGCCAGATCAAAAGCGTCTATGTGGAAATGGGCGGGGTCGAAGCTGCATTCTGACCACAACGACCAAGTGGCACTCTCGATCATCCCCGGCACGAAACGCCGGGGATTTTGTTTGCCCAGCTATTTTGCGAACCTGAGTTTGAACTATATGTCCTGTTGACCCATCTGATCCCGGCGACACCATCGGAGCCCGCATGAACCAGGCAATGCTTGACCCCACCCCACGCAGCTATGCCCCGCATGTGCATCTTCTGAACCGCTCCCAACGAGGTCCTTCCAGCGCTCCAGCAAAACAGACACTTGACGATCTTCACGGCTGGCTTTTGCACGACGCCACCAAGATCGACAATGTCATGCTGATGTTCGAAGAGTTCATGTGGCGCTGCAAGGCGGCCGATCTCGGCATTGACCGCTGTACCCTTCACATCGGGACGCTTCATCCGCGTGTCATCGGCTTTTCGTGGTTCTGGAGCAGCAAAGACGAAATTTGCGATGAGATCGCAGCAGATTCAAATGCCATCAATCAAGAGGCCTTCACCCGCAATCCACTCTACAAAGTCATCATGCAGGGTGAGACGATCAAGGTTGACCTTGAATCGGAAGAAGGTCGAAACTCAGCGCC belongs to Roseibium porphyridii and includes:
- the betB gene encoding betaine-aldehyde dehydrogenase, coding for MRAQPQASHYVGGSYLESQSGTPFDSLYPATGEVIARIVSADDAIVDAAIKSAKEGQKVWAATPPAERGRILRRTAEILREKNRELSILETLDTGKPLQETLIADAASGADCLEYYGGLAATLTGEHIELGGAFAYTKREPLGICFGIGAWNYPIQIACWKAAPALVCGNAMIFKPSEVTPLSALKLAEAFSEAGLPDGVFNVLQGFGDVGAKMVAHPDIAKVSLTGSVPTGAKVAALAGEHLKKTTLELGGKSPLIIFDDADIENAISAAINANFYSTGQICSNGTRVFVHSGIKEEFLKRLAERTKTAILGDPLDEATSIGPLVSRQQLDKVMHYLKVGQNEGARLVCGGNAAKVDSFPDGYFVEPTVFADVSDDMTIAREEIFGPVLSVLDFDDETDVVDRANDTEFGLAAGVFTRDIQRAHRVIDRLQAGTCWINTYNLTPIEMPFGGYKKSGIGRENGHAAIDYYSQIKSVYVEMGGVEAAF